A single genomic interval of Flavobacterium sp. N2820 harbors:
- a CDS encoding tetratricopeptide repeat protein — protein sequence MNKIVYIVVLLISGVLFSQEKDKNLYNGNQSFVQKSYTSAEADYRVTESKKSPKKAIAGYNLGNSIYRQNQPGEAQIKYIQALESAKSKTEKHRIYHNLGNTFMLDKNYVAAAEAYKNALRNNPLDEETRYNYALAKKKNKEKPAKGDNDKNKGGQNEKNPQPENNKKDKGNDKKEQDKNKGEDKKEDEDKKDDKNESPKPSGADKQRIDNILDAVNNAEKKIQDKVNEKKVKPRATTNEKDW from the coding sequence ATGAATAAGATAGTTTACATAGTTGTTTTATTGATAAGCGGCGTTCTTTTTAGCCAAGAAAAAGATAAAAACCTGTACAACGGAAATCAATCTTTTGTACAAAAAAGCTATACTAGCGCAGAAGCGGATTATCGGGTAACTGAATCGAAAAAATCGCCTAAAAAAGCCATTGCAGGATACAATTTAGGAAATAGTATTTACCGACAAAATCAGCCTGGAGAAGCACAAATTAAATACATACAAGCTTTAGAATCAGCAAAATCTAAAACCGAAAAGCATCGTATTTATCATAATTTAGGCAATACGTTTATGTTGGATAAAAATTATGTAGCAGCTGCTGAAGCCTATAAAAATGCGTTACGGAATAATCCGCTAGATGAAGAAACGCGTTACAATTATGCTTTAGCAAAAAAGAAGAACAAAGAAAAGCCGGCAAAAGGAGACAACGACAAAAATAAAGGAGGGCAAAACGAGAAAAATCCACAGCCAGAAAACAATAAAAAAGACAAAGGAAACGATAAAAAAGAGCAAGATAAAAACAAAGGCGAAGACAAAAAAGAAGACGAAGACAAAAAAGACGATAAAAACGAATCGCCAAAACCAAGTGGTGCCGATAAACAACGCATCGACAATATTTTAGATGCCGTTAACAATGCCGAAAAGAAAATTCAGGACAAAGTGAATGAGAAGAAAGTAAAGCCTCGCGCAACTACAAATGAAAAAGATTGGTAA
- a CDS encoding vWA domain-containing protein → MFELESPKYFYLAALIPIVVALFLFNLFWKRKKQAAFADLELFKKLSPEKSTFKPVLKLIILLLALACVIIALVNPKMGTKMETVKRQGIDIVFAIDISKSMLAEDVAPNRLEKTKQLVSQIINQLGNDRVGIVGYAGSAYPVLPMTTDYSIAKMYLQSMNTNMVSSQGTAFNDAIKLSVDYFDIKDTSKLIILVSDGEDHGDGADEAIEMAQEKGVRILTIGVGTEKGALIPLKDDRGNISSYKKDQNGENVITKLYPEVLQNIANKTKSKYIIGSSTKEVVEEVKKSFDKIEKSEFESQQIADFESQYQWFLGLGFLLLLVDIFLLEKKTNWVQKLNLFNEKKHE, encoded by the coding sequence ATGTTTGAATTAGAAAGCCCAAAATATTTTTATTTAGCAGCACTCATTCCAATTGTAGTGGCACTTTTTCTGTTCAATTTATTTTGGAAAAGAAAAAAGCAAGCTGCTTTTGCCGATTTGGAATTGTTTAAAAAATTAAGTCCCGAAAAATCAACGTTTAAACCGGTTTTAAAATTGATTATTTTACTTTTGGCATTGGCTTGTGTGATAATTGCTTTGGTAAACCCAAAAATGGGAACCAAAATGGAAACCGTAAAACGACAAGGAATCGATATTGTTTTTGCGATTGATATTTCAAAAAGTATGTTAGCCGAAGACGTGGCGCCAAATCGTTTAGAAAAAACCAAGCAATTGGTTTCGCAAATTATCAACCAATTAGGAAATGACCGTGTTGGAATCGTAGGTTATGCTGGAAGTGCGTATCCTGTTTTACCAATGACTACCGATTATAGCATTGCCAAGATGTACTTGCAAAGTATGAATACAAATATGGTTTCTTCACAAGGAACGGCTTTTAACGATGCAATTAAACTTTCGGTGGATTATTTTGACATAAAAGACACAAGTAAATTGATTATTTTGGTTTCCGATGGAGAAGATCATGGCGACGGAGCTGATGAAGCAATTGAAATGGCACAAGAAAAAGGCGTTCGTATTTTAACCATTGGTGTGGGAACAGAAAAAGGCGCTTTAATTCCTTTAAAAGATGATAGAGGAAACATTTCGTCCTATAAAAAAGACCAAAACGGAGAAAACGTCATCACAAAATTATATCCAGAAGTTTTACAAAATATTGCGAATAAAACCAAGTCAAAATATATTATTGGTTCGTCTACAAAAGAAGTAGTTGAAGAAGTAAAAAAATCATTTGATAAAATAGAAAAATCTGAATTTGAATCACAACAAATTGCCGATTTTGAATCGCAATATCAATGGTTTTTAGGTTTAGGATTTTTATTGCTTTTAGTAGATATTTTTCTGTTGGAGAAAAAAACGAATTGGGTGCAAAAGTTGAATTTATTTAACGAAAAAAAACATGAATAA
- a CDS encoding vWA domain-containing protein — MGKVTFLNPEFLWLFLVLPLAMAWLFYKRNQLSATLKMSSLEPFKQNRTFLAKVKPFLNILRLIALSSIIIALARPRSVDVTSKSKTTKGIDIVMAIDVSSSMLANDLKPNRLQALKKVATTFIQDRINDRIGLVVYAGESYTRTPVTSDKAIILQSLKTVEYDDSIIADGTGIGVGLATAINRIKDSKAKSRIIILLTDGVNNSGTIDPRTAAEIAKEYGIKVYTIGIGTNGKAMFPVAKDANGKLVFRMMPVEIDEKLMQEIAKKTDAKYFRATSNQKLQAIYNEINKLETTEIDEKKFYNYDEKYKIFVLIAFGLLGIEILLRNTVFRGIV, encoded by the coding sequence ATGGGAAAAGTAACCTTTTTAAATCCAGAATTTTTGTGGCTGTTTTTGGTTTTACCACTAGCAATGGCATGGTTATTTTATAAACGTAATCAGCTTTCGGCAACATTAAAAATGAGTTCTTTGGAGCCATTTAAACAAAATCGCACTTTTTTAGCCAAAGTAAAACCGTTTTTGAACATTTTACGATTAATCGCTTTGAGCTCTATCATCATTGCATTGGCACGACCAAGAAGTGTTGATGTAACGTCAAAATCAAAAACCACTAAAGGAATTGACATCGTAATGGCAATTGATGTTTCGAGTAGTATGCTGGCCAATGATTTAAAACCAAACCGATTACAGGCCTTGAAAAAAGTAGCTACTACTTTTATTCAAGATCGAATAAACGATAGAATTGGTTTAGTAGTTTATGCTGGCGAAAGCTATACAAGAACTCCTGTAACTTCTGATAAAGCCATCATTTTGCAATCATTAAAAACGGTAGAATATGACGATTCAATTATTGCCGATGGAACCGGAATTGGCGTTGGTTTAGCCACTGCAATTAATCGAATAAAAGACAGCAAGGCAAAAAGTAGAATCATTATTTTATTGACTGACGGTGTCAACAATTCGGGAACAATTGATCCTAGAACAGCTGCCGAAATTGCTAAAGAATATGGAATTAAAGTATATACGATTGGAATTGGAACCAACGGAAAAGCAATGTTTCCTGTAGCAAAAGACGCCAACGGAAAATTAGTTTTTAGAATGATGCCTGTAGAAATTGATGAAAAATTGATGCAAGAAATTGCAAAAAAGACCGATGCAAAATATTTTAGAGCCACATCAAATCAAAAATTACAAGCCATTTATAATGAAATCAATAAGTTAGAAACTACCGAAATTGACGAGAAAAAATTCTATAATTACGACGAAAAGTATAAAATTTTTGTACTCATTGCTTTTGGCTTGTTAGGAATTGAAATCTTGTTGCGAAATACAGTCTTTAGAGGAATCGTTTAG
- a CDS encoding cytochrome P450, producing the protein MKKTIYFYIALLFGFLGSAQKITTAIDSSQIKIGSQFNLTIKASVNAKDKVVFPNAQNFGALEVLESYPIDTIKNNSQYELIKKYGLTQFDSGRYLIPKLIVKINQKDFQTDSLSIVVNNVKVDTTKQQMYDIKDIIATEEEPSSEWWKLLVLLALIIASGFASYFIIKKLQKGKVKEEEFFASPIEKAIAYLQNLDKKQLVQKGDVKEYYSEMTDIARTYIEESIHIPAMESTSSELMNSLKKAISDKKMFVSREELDKFRQVLENSDLVKFAKSKPLQFEIEKDKSIVDKFLLIVDKALPRTEEQAEALFAEEVRRKELKKQKFMRTAISVGIAVVLFVISVGIFAYTFGLDYLKEHHIGYTTEELLEKEWITSEYGEPAIVIETPKVLKRNNDEKIQNNLPENVKSTNKFIYGSIIDDFSIVLVTTAFKDTTKIDLEVALEHDLKELERFGAKNIIVKTVDFENVKGLSGKKSYGSFTAFNEITKEDQKMSYEIVVFAQAGGAQEFFLTYKEDDEHAKQIMEKIQNSIELRKAKQ; encoded by the coding sequence ATGAAAAAGACAATTTACTTTTATATTGCTTTATTGTTTGGATTTTTGGGATCAGCTCAAAAAATCACAACAGCTATTGATTCTTCACAAATAAAAATTGGATCGCAATTCAATTTAACAATCAAAGCATCGGTAAACGCAAAAGACAAAGTGGTTTTTCCAAATGCGCAAAATTTTGGGGCTTTAGAAGTTTTAGAATCGTATCCAATTGATACTATAAAAAACAATTCACAATACGAATTGATTAAAAAATATGGGTTAACCCAGTTTGATTCGGGCCGCTATTTGATTCCAAAATTAATCGTAAAAATCAACCAAAAAGATTTTCAAACCGATTCACTTTCCATCGTGGTAAACAATGTAAAAGTCGATACCACAAAACAGCAAATGTATGACATCAAAGACATTATTGCTACCGAAGAAGAACCAAGCAGCGAATGGTGGAAATTGTTGGTTTTACTAGCTTTGATAATTGCTTCAGGTTTTGCATCTTACTTCATTATTAAAAAATTACAAAAAGGGAAAGTAAAAGAAGAAGAGTTTTTTGCGTCACCTATTGAAAAAGCGATTGCTTATCTTCAAAATTTAGACAAAAAACAATTGGTTCAAAAAGGCGATGTAAAAGAATATTATTCTGAAATGACCGATATTGCTCGAACGTATATTGAAGAATCAATTCATATTCCAGCCATGGAAAGCACATCAAGCGAGTTAATGAATTCGTTGAAAAAAGCCATTTCAGACAAAAAAATGTTTGTAAGTCGTGAAGAATTGGACAAATTTCGTCAGGTTTTAGAAAATTCTGATTTAGTAAAATTTGCCAAATCAAAACCATTACAATTTGAAATCGAAAAAGACAAAAGTATTGTTGACAAATTCTTATTAATCGTTGACAAAGCATTACCAAGAACAGAAGAGCAAGCCGAAGCACTTTTTGCAGAAGAAGTAAGAAGAAAAGAGTTGAAGAAACAAAAATTCATGCGAACCGCAATTTCAGTCGGAATTGCTGTTGTTTTATTTGTAATTTCAGTCGGAATTTTTGCTTATACTTTTGGATTAGATTATTTAAAAGAGCATCACATTGGTTACACAACCGAAGAATTATTAGAAAAAGAATGGATTACTTCAGAATATGGTGAACCTGCAATTGTGATTGAAACGCCAAAGGTTTTGAAACGAAATAACGACGAAAAAATTCAAAATAACCTTCCTGAAAACGTAAAATCAACCAATAAATTTATCTACGGAAGCATTATTGATGATTTTTCGATTGTGTTAGTAACAACAGCTTTTAAAGACACTACAAAAATCGACTTAGAAGTTGCCTTAGAACATGATTTGAAAGAATTAGAGCGTTTTGGCGCTAAAAATATCATTGTAAAAACAGTTGATTTTGAAAACGTAAAAGGTCTTTCAGGTAAAAAATCATACGGAAGCTTTACCGCTTTTAATGAGATTACAAAAGAAGATCAAAAAATGAGCTACGAAATAGTGGTTTTTGCTCAAGCGGGTGGCGCACAAGAATTTTTCTTAACTTATAAGGAAGATGATGAACATGCGAAACAAATTATGGAGAAAATCCAGAATTCAATTGAACTAAGAAAAGCGAAACAATAA
- a CDS encoding DUF58 domain-containing protein, protein MDTKEILKKVRKIEIKTRRLSDHIFSGEYHTSFKGRGMTFSEVRQYQYGDDVRAIDWNVTARYNEPFVKVFEEERELTMMLVVDISGSESFGTKNQQKRDMVTEIAATLAFSATQNNDKIGLLLFSDQIELFIPPKKGKSHVLRIIRELIEFEPKSKKTDLSQALKYLLSVLKKKAIVFLISDFMTTAYEHTLKIASKRHDVTGIRVFDQREESIPNIGIVTMLDAENGETLVVDTNSKSVRQNYEKYYRENVTYFREVFSKCGAGAISSRVDESYVTKLLGYFKARN, encoded by the coding sequence ATGGATACCAAAGAAATTCTAAAAAAAGTTCGAAAAATTGAAATCAAAACCCGAAGATTGAGCGATCACATCTTTTCGGGAGAATATCATACGTCTTTTAAAGGACGCGGAATGACGTTTTCAGAAGTACGCCAATATCAATATGGCGACGATGTAAGAGCTATTGATTGGAATGTAACCGCTCGTTATAACGAACCTTTTGTAAAAGTATTTGAAGAAGAACGTGAATTAACCATGATGTTAGTTGTGGATATTTCGGGTTCAGAAAGTTTTGGTACAAAAAACCAACAAAAACGCGATATGGTTACTGAAATTGCTGCTACGTTGGCTTTTTCGGCAACGCAAAACAACGATAAAATAGGATTGCTTTTGTTTTCAGACCAAATCGAGTTGTTTATTCCGCCTAAAAAAGGAAAATCGCACGTTTTACGAATCATTCGCGAATTAATTGAGTTTGAACCCAAAAGTAAAAAAACCGATTTATCTCAAGCGTTGAAATATTTATTAAGTGTTTTGAAAAAGAAAGCGATTGTGTTTTTAATTTCCGATTTCATGACTACAGCTTATGAGCATACGCTAAAAATCGCTTCAAAACGACATGATGTAACTGGAATTCGTGTTTTTGATCAAAGAGAAGAAAGCATTCCAAACATCGGAATTGTAACTATGTTAGATGCCGAAAATGGTGAAACGTTAGTTGTTGATACCAACTCAAAATCGGTTCGACAAAATTACGAAAAGTACTATCGAGAAAACGTAACGTATTTTAGAGAGGTATTTTCAAAATGTGGTGCAGGAGCCATAAGTTCAAGAGTAGATGAAAGCTATGTAACCAAATTATTGGGTTATTTTAAAGCGCGTAATTAA